A genomic region of Cannabis sativa cultivar Pink pepper isolate KNU-18-1 chromosome 1, ASM2916894v1, whole genome shotgun sequence contains the following coding sequences:
- the LOC115704825 gene encoding IAA-amino acid hydrolase ILR1-like 4, with the protein MAFYFFIINFLVFMPLPISSSSHNDSLGLIPVKFLDLIQENELFDWMVGIRRKIHQNPKLSFKEIETSELIRAELEKMSIFYKYPVAKTGVVGFIGTGSPPFVAIRVNMDELESVEWEHKSRHDAHVAMLLGAAKLLQKHRHELKGTVLLVFQQAEEGGGGAKKILDTGILDNVGAIFGIHVSPSLPIGSVACKSGPILAAVGFFEAKISGKGGHAAIPQYTIDPILAASNVIVSLQHLVSREANPLESEVVTVSKFQGGSALNVIPDSVTIGGSFRAFSKESFLQLKHRIEEVITTQASVNRCNATVLFDSEKEAFNPVTVNDQNLHKHFLKVATQVVGERNIHEMPLLLGSEDFSWYQEVIPGYLFFVGMKDEKKSVDELAQSHNFTVNEDVLPYGAALHASLAVTYLLENQHNSPKQSSHDEL; encoded by the exons ATGGCTTTCTACTTCTTCATCATCAACTTCCTAGTGTTTATGCCATTACCCATTTCTTCCTCAAGTCACAATGATTCTCTGGGTCTAATCCCTGTTAAATTTCTCGACTTGATTCAAGAAAATGAACTTTTTGATTGGATGGTGGGTATCAGGAGAAAAATACACCAAAACCCAAAACTGAGTTTCAAGGAAATTGAGACTAGTGAGCTTATTAGAGCTGAGCTTGAGAAAATGAGTATTTTTTACAAATACCCAGTTGCTAAAACTGGTGTAGTTGGCTTCATCGGAACTGGTTCACCTCCATTTGTTGCAATCAGAGTGAATATGGATGAGCTG GAGAGTGTGGAGTGGGAGCACAAAAGTAGGCATGATGCCCATGTTGCCATGCTTCTTGGAGCTGCAAAGTTACTTCAAAAGCATCGCCATGAACTAAAG GGAACAGTCCTACTTGTCTTCCAACAAGCTGAGGAAGGAGGTGGCGGTGCAAAGAAAATACTAGACACAGGAATACTAGACAATGTTGGAGCCATCTTTGGGATTCATGTCTCTCCTAGTCTCCCAATTGGCTCAGTAGCTTGTAAGTCAGGTCCTATTTTGGCTGCTGTCGGTTTTTTTGAGGCGAAAATAAGTGGGAAAGGGGGTCATGCTGCCATTCCTCAATACACAATAGATCCTATTTTAGCTGCATCAAATGTAATTGTTAGTTTGCAACATCTTGTTTCACGTGAAGCTAATCCCTTAGAGTCTGAG GTAGTCACTGTATCGAAATTCCAAGGGGGTTCTGCCTTAAATGTTATTCCAGATTCTGTAACGATTGGTGGCTCTTTCAGGGCATTTTCAAAAGAAAGCTTCCTTCAACTTAAGCATCGAATAGAAGAG GTTATAACAACACAAGCCAGTGTAAACAGATGCAATGCAACTGTTCTTTTCGATTCAGAAAAGGAGGCTTTCAATCCAGTAACTGTAAACGATCAAAATCTCCATAAACATTTTCTAAAGGTTGCAACTCAAGTGGTGGGAGAAAGGAACATACATGAAATGCCACTACTATTAGGATCAGAAGATTTTTCTTGGTACCAAGAGGTGATTCCAGGATACTTATTTTTCGTTGGAATGAAAGATGAGAAAAAGAGTGTGGATGAACTTGCACAATCACATAATTTTACAGTGAATGAAGATGTTCTTCCATATGGAGCAGCATTACATGCATCATTGGCAGTAACATACCTTTTGGAGAATCAAC